A window from Zingiber officinale cultivar Zhangliang chromosome 7A, Zo_v1.1, whole genome shotgun sequence encodes these proteins:
- the LOC122001139 gene encoding uncharacterized protein LOC122001139 isoform X1: protein MKGGLLPPHRVLFAGAIAGRHRLASSPPRVAGFQLPSPVEIFDRCFPSHAQPPCDVASRRRVQRVSTPLPYYRQRMSPPAATSGGGQRLPPAMCLLQRLPLPASHAVATAAAVFGGQHLRFPDRRFRRRYSRCPCRVRHRSDPVQCFRTSVVFPAIEPCGVSLFGLLSCSRTVLRPADLYRVRLRATRASYAFGGHLSTIRDRDDSISSLIHSRAPPWARVRSRTRYLFILLLFCYYLDNHTFVGFASSTEVPETGGNPVAGYRYS from the coding sequence ATGAAGGGAGGTCTTCTTCCTCCCCATCGGGTACTGTTCGCCGGGGCCATCGCCGGCCGCCACCGCCTAGCCTCTTCTCCCCCTCGCGTTGCCGGCTTTCAGCTTCCCTCGCCTGTAGAGATCTTCGACCGCTGCTTCCCATCTCACGCACAACCTCCATGTGACGTCGCCTCCCGCCGCCGCGTCCAGCGAGTATCGACGCCTCTCCCATACTACCGGCAGCGAATGTCTCCGCCGGCCGCGACTTCCGGCGGCGGTCAGCGCCTCCCGCCGGCCATGTGCCTCCTCCAGAGGCTGCCGTTACCGGCATCTCATGCTGTAGCCACTGCCGCAGCCGTCTTTGGCGGCCAGCACCTCCGGTTTCCCGACCGTCGATTCCGACGGCGGTACAGCCGCTGTCCTTGCCGCGTGCGGCACAGATCTGATCCAGTGCAGTGTTTCCGGACATCGGTTGTgtttccggccatcgagccgtgtGGTGTTTCGTTATTCGGATTGTTATCATGCAGTCGGACCGTGCTCCGTCCTGCGGATCTATATCGCGTCCGGCTTCGAGCTACTAGAGCCAGCTACGCGTTTGGTGGACATTTATCTACTATTCGGGATCGCGACGACTCCATCAGCTCACTGATCCattcgagggcgcccccctgggccagggtacgttctcgtactcgatatctgtttattttactactattctgttattatctggataatcatacatttgtgggattcgcctcgagcaccgaggtaccagagaccggggggaacccggtcgctggatacaggtacagttga